A genomic window from Fusarium falciforme chromosome 2, complete sequence includes:
- a CDS encoding Zn(2)-C6 fungal-type domain-containing protein, with amino-acid sequence MEAPAITVTASSFPEALPQPLPVCSLCHRRKVGCDRQYPCSNCVKQELIEVVQVGAFCRPRSPPPPRKKRGPNPDLLARLTHCEKLLEEYEAASKQEIPSSSSSAREPGVGPKPIGTGKLVLGDGVVNFTDSPRWAALHEELGAMRELVDVDHSKLSPPQPDDSLDDEGVSPDSDTEHEFRFLPSQIFYLWKVFINRVHPVTKILHAPSTQLHVVEAACTSGSDLSDTTQALLFSIYNAALLTLSNDECVEFLGRPKRQVSQSCAKALRLRLRRANFLRSGSLTTLQALVLYLFSIQDHHDTHATWIFSGICVRIAQKMGLHRDGEALGLPPFETEIRRRLWWRIYMLDARCGLKSGLGPSMMPSLGDCKMPTNLNDSELHPGSTAYFRDRDGPSEMAVSFLIYSMGKLLAERPSVEASVIQHEIDITSALPQTPDRFTELQSLAKEVEGRLNHVMDRFADPSDPNIYQLAGHVKAQILSRVHIMASMPPGQLGNMSSQPLKPAEKLFLVAVRVFEQSVSQYEAFERIGFLWYMKMHFQLDLFAFMVSQLSRQLAGDKVEKAWELVSKVYHYHEELFDASEKSNLALAAAITSAWETRHGPIFARLVHDVQAPAYIQRLGTMVAVDSAALTMASVTLSDVVGDNHTELAPPLDDFSLALLDPSGPGFQFPGMF; translated from the exons ATGGAGGCGCCTGCGATTACCGTTACGGCCTCATCTTTTCCTGAGGCCTTACCTCAGCCTCTACCAGTCTGCTCACTATGCCATCGTCGCAAGGTTGGATGCGATCGCCAATACCCATGCAGCAACTGTGTAAAG CAGGAACTGATTGAAGTCGTTCAGGTCGGCGCTTTTTGCAGACCAAGGTCACCCCCTCCACCTCGAAAGAAGAGGGGTCCAAATCCTGACTTGCTGGCGAGGCTCACCCACTGtgagaagctccttgaggAATACGAGGCAGCTAGCAAGCAAGAAAtaccttcttcttcgtcatctGCTCGAGAGCCAGGTGTTGGTCCCAAACCAATAGGGACAGGCAAGCTTGTGCTGGGAGATGGAGTGGTTAACTTTACCGACAGTCCGAGGTGGGCTGCTCTCCACGAAGAG CTTGGAGCGATGCGCGAGTTAGTCGACGTGGATCACAGCAAACTATCACCTCCACAGCCAGACGACAGCTTAGATGACGAAGGTGTATCGCCAGATTCCGATACCGAACATGAGTTTCGTTTTCTTCCCAGTCAAATCTTTTATCTTTGGAAAGTGTTCATAAATCGAGTTCACCCAGTCACCAAGATCCTCCATGCCCCATCCACACAACTCCACGTGGTTGAAGCAGCTTGCACATCTGGCAGCGACCTGTCAGACACGACTCAAGCCCTGCTCTTTTCCATCTACAACGCCGCCTTGCTTACCCTCTCAAATGACGAGTGTGTAGAGTTTCTGGGGCGACCTAAAAGACAGGTTTCTCAGTCTTGTGCCAAGGCTCTACGACTTCGCCTCCGCCGAGCCAACTTTCTCAGATCAGGCAGCTTGACGACTCTTCAGGCTCTGGTGCTTTACTTG ttttctattcaagaccatcatgaCACACATGCCACTTGGATATTCAGCGGCATCTGTGTCCGCATAGCACAAAAGATGGGCCTCCACCGAGACGGTGAAGCACTTGGACTACCGCCTTTCGAGACGGAAATCAGACGTCGCTTGTGGTGGCGTATCTACATGCTGGATGCCCGCTGTGGTCTTAAATCAGGGTTGGGGCCATCCATGATGCCCTCACTTGGTGACTGCAAGATGCCAACAAACCTAAACGACTCGGAGCTTCACCCTGGCTCAACCGCGTATTTCCGAGATAGAGATGGTCCCAGTGAGATGGCTGTATCCTTCTTGATTTACAGCATGGGCAAACTTCTTGCAGAAAGACCGAGCGTCGAAGCTAGCGTGATCCAACATGAAATCGACATCACCAGTGCTCTCCCTCAAACACCAGATCGATTCACGGAGCTACAAAGCCTGGCCAAGGAAGTCGAAGGCAGACTCAACCATGTTATGGACCGGTTCGCAGACCCTTCGGATCCAAACATCTACCAACTGGCAGGCCACGTCAAAGCCCAGATACTCAGCAGAGTGCATATCATGGCCTCCATGCCTCCAGGGCAGCTGGGTAATATGAGCTCTCAGCCTTTGAAACCGGCCGAAAAGCTGTTCCTAGTTGCTGTCAGAGTGTTTGAGCAATCGGTTAGCCAGTATGAGGCATTTGAACGGATCGGCTTTCTCTGGTATATGAAGATGCACTTTCAGCTGGACCTTTTTGCTTTCATGGTCTCTCAGCTATCTCGGCAACTAGCGGGCGACAAAGTTGAAAAGGCCTGGGAGCTAGTCTCCAAAGTATATCACTATCACGAGGAGTTGTTCGATGCCTCAGAAAAGTCGAATCTGGCTCTGGCAGCTGCTATCACTTCGGCGTGGGAAACAAGGCATGGGCCCATTTTCGCCAGATTAGTACATGATGTCCAAGCGCCAGCCTACATACAAAGACTCGGTACAATGGTCGCTGTCGATTCCGCTGCTCTTACCATGGCATCTGTGACTCTATCTGATGTGGTTGGGGATAATCACACTGAACTTGCGCCGCCGTTGGACGACTTCTCCTTGGCGCTCCTCGACCCTTCAGGTCCGGGTTTCCAGTTTCCTGGAATGTTTTGA
- a CDS encoding HpcH-HpaI domain-containing protein, protein MATSIPHSMREKLLRNEVAYTMSVKLVKSVEIAGMAKTAGYDGILIDMEHSSFDLETTSQLCIAGLYAGISPIVRAPSKDPFFVSRILDGGALGVIVPHIRSVQDAKDVVDAAKFQPLGHRSSTNGLPHHQFRSIPAKISNPVTNAATLVIPMIETLEALELVDEIAALEGVDSLLIGTNDLTAEMGMPGDYENPRVTEAYERTIDACNKHGKWVGVGGLHARLDLVEKFCKMGARWVMAATDAPLLLGAASKRGSEMAALNAFIAKAVSNGAINGKANGTANGSSNGLMNGLTNGSTALVTNGVATN, encoded by the coding sequence ATGGCCACTTCAATCCCCCACTCAATGCGAGAGAAGCTTCTCCGCAATGAAGTCGCCTACACCATGAGCGTCAAGCTTGTCAAGTCTGTTGAGATCGCAGGCATGGCCAAGACGGCTGGATACGACGGTATTCTGATTGACATGGAGCATTCCTCCTTCGACCTTGAGACGACCAGCCAGCTCTGCATTGCCGGGCTGTACGCCGGCATCTCCCCCATCGTCAGAGCGCCGAGCAAGGATCCCTTCTTCGTGTCGAGGATCCTGGACGGCGGCGCCTTAGGGGTCATTGTTCCACATATCCGCTCCGTGCAGGACGCCAAGGACGTGGTTGATGCTGCCAAGTTCCAGCCTCTGGGTCACAGATCCTCGACGAATGGGCTCCCTCATCATCAGTTCCGCTCCATCCCTGCCAAAATCTCCAACCCCGTCACAAACGCCGCGACTCTTGTAATTCCTATGATCGAGACTCTGGAAGCACTTGAGCTCGTGGACGAGATTGCCGCTCTCGAGGGCGTGGACTCTCTACTGATCGGAACCAACGATCTGACGGCAGAGATGGGCATGCCGGGAGACTATGAGAACCCCCGCGTCACAGAGGCTTATGAGCGGACCATTGACGCCTGCAACAAACATGGCAAGTGGGTTGGAGTTGGTGGTCTTCATGCTcgtcttgatcttgtcgagaAGTTCTGCAAGATGGGAGCTCGATGGGTCATGGCGGCGACTGATGCCCCCCTACTGCTGGGTGCTGCTTCCAAGAGAGGGTCGGAAATGGCTGCTCTGAATGCCTTTATTGCCAAGGCGGTTTCGAATGGCGCAATCAATGGAAAAGCAAACGGGACAGCCAATGGCTCAAGTAACGGCTTGATGAATGGCTTAACAAATGGTTCTACTGCTTTAGTTACAAACGGGGTGGCGACAAACTGA
- a CDS encoding Chitin synthase, whose protein sequence is MPNFGHVSPRPRSIHSTNVTLLNAIHTSYLHSKPYQLDARTSVVANAWHTSSQATPIVDSLLGEKVWEHARRRLENNCVLLQSLHPSTPSLFIPFLDTLPFAIPSSIVTSLRALQPFLHCVTPLNPSTSRHAALALALDVSLEGRVSNASLSMPADGIDITSGLLGIAPEVGYRAFDVFYYLLTSVSTQAERDFLSLKPASHYSILAASGTYQPPSHLSAADDGAAADDFRQAIREIGIKGSAHRKLIATLAGLLTLGNTLDQHAPHNDVVEACEEASIMFGVEPEVLVNLSHSDRHAFMSKVYEALVKWVIVKANEAITSQISHPRRSTESPMTGEVGDNESTRIIVVDMPDSSLGRAVALQTNFDESFGINAEAIEDGIATSSVDPLVWKDTRQAMLGSPWYQKIMVDKQTTEDTREEGQQSFLDKVILQLDDDSFLKIILPSETNTEPRRHVLDLRGVLDSSRIWYHLCLYPGSSTTPDSAASPLLTAPWSSSDVSMQLVSWRLRDWTNRSFTNPAYTVDFDIDEFIQRYSTIHGYLSSKDDINNWALERGWHNTNLAIGQDRVWMSEEAWWQVEGMLDMKLALIRQQGSQSQLGFRNEPFPSPRPGSVFSGLSLNQSGYGSRGHLLLGTYQDHEGNTPITGGQLGTNESLIEMVPAGSPKEHTILVTKDPELAKTTRIETKKVDMSRRLWVGFVWALTFWVPSPLLTHLGRMRRPDVRQAWREKLALFSIIIFLNALILFWMIGLGKLLCPNSDKAWNRKEVATHQGEDDFWVSIHGKVYDISDFWKRQHSDTAFETTTANMQPLAGLDMDEYFVPPLNMACKGLGIAETTRLRANTTAEYTTAVHTSGYYCLDSTSALSKDDWYWTNFEPGIKEYYHGELVYSNSKFKAEAEEGRMWAKYGNKIYDLTDYFYTQGLYKNDKKYEFLNEQVSKLWKDNPGKNIKEELDIMLADTVNKTKHDNVVASWRCIQAISYKGISDFRESAKCQVNNWLLLAFTVMVCAIILVKFLAALRFGSKRRPSMQDKFVICQIPAYTEDEGSLRRAIDSLTCLKYDNKRKLICVICDGIAVGQGNDRPTSKLILEILGSDPKLDPAARTFKSIGSGSDQLNYGKVYSGLYECEGNIVPYIVIVKVGKESEQTRPKPGNRGKRDSQMLLLSFLNRVYHESPMNPLELDMFHHINDVIGVDPRLYEFLLMVDADTAVHEDALNHFVAACANNTKIAGICGETRLENDEKSWWTMIQIYEYFISHHLAKAFESLFGSVTCLPGCFTMYRLRTFDGKKPLIVSDAVLRDYSVCDVETLHLKNLLSLGEDRYLTTLMIKHFPRMWLKFLPEAQCQTVAPESWKVLLSQRRRWINSTIHNLVELIRLENMCGVCCFSMRVVVFADLFGTIIFPATCVYLAYLMYRVATNTGQFPMISIILLAATYGLQAVLFLLKRQWQHIGWMIIYLMALPVYSFFLPLYSFWNQDNFSWGNTRVVIGEKGDKQVVAVDDDEGFDPASIPLQRWCDYAVANNLPNRYYQETPRHSVYGTESDISFIRNSYFPAQSTVMLGNQSAIGIDGYGQPHGSWNRRSTMTLGMASHSPQTDRPKTSFGFNEPGRERDTLRTQSGLGLTNTRALSRLGAVERGESGLSNDVISASIKWTLGEADLDTITKRQVRAIVERRLDTELSGEQLAFFSQELDRQLQEMESSV, encoded by the exons ATGCCCAACTTCGGTCACGTCTCTCCCCGTCCTCGATCAATACACAGCACAAACGTCACGCTCTTAAATGCCATTCATACCTCATACCTTCATTCGAAACCCTACCAACTCGATGCTAGAACTAGCGTCGTTGCCAACGCTTGGCATACCTCGAGCCAAGCTACGCCGATCGTTGACAGCTTGCTAGGCGAGAAAGTATGGGAACATGCTCGACGTCGGCTTGAGAACAATTGTGTTCTATTGCA GTCTCTTCATCCTTCGACTCCCTCACTATTCATCCCATTTCTCGACACACTGCCCTTCGCTATACCGTCCTCGATTGTTACATCACTTCGCGCTCTGCAACCCTTTCTTCACTGTGTCACACCCCTCAACCCATCCACTTCACGACATGCGGCACTCGCCTTGGCTTTGGATGTGAGCCTGGAAGGCCGAGTTTCGAATGCTTCCCTATCGATGCCAGCCGATGGCATCGATATCACCAGTGGTCTCTTAGGAATTGCCCCAGAAGTCGGTTACCGTGCCTTTGACGTCTTTTACTACCTCCTCACTTCGGTATCGACTCAAGCTGAGAGAGACTTTCTCAGTCTAAAACCGGCATCGCATTACTCTATCCTGGCTGCATCTGGAACGTACCAACCACCTTCACACCTTTCTGCAGCTGATGATGGCGCAGCGGCAGACGACTTCCGACAGGCCATCAGAGAAATTGGTATCAAAGGCTCTGCCCACCGCAAGCTCATTGCCACCCTCGCGGGCCTGCTCACACTCGGAAACACACTTGACCAACATGCCCCCCACaatgatgtcgtcgaggcCTGCGAGGAGGCCAGTATCATGTTCGGGGTTGAGCCTGAGGTACTTGTCAACCTCTCTCATTCCGATCGCCACGCATTCATGAGCAAGGTCTATGAAGCACTTGTCAAATGGGTCATTGTCAAAGCCAATGAGGCTATCACATCTCAGATCAGTCATCCGCGGCGTAGTACTGAGAGCCCCATGACTGGTGAGGTAGGTGACAACGAAAGTACCCGGATTATTGTCGTCGACATGCCCGACTCTTCCCTCGGAAGGGCTGTTGCTCTGCAAACGAATTTCGATGAGTCTTTTGGTATCAATGCCGAAGCTATTGAAGACGGTATTGCTACGTCTTCTGTTGATCCATTGGTGTGGAAAGACACCCGTCAGGCCATGCTCGGAAGTCCATGGTACCAGAAGATCATGGTTGACAAGCAGACGACTGAAGATACGCGTGAAGAGGGACAACAGTCCTTCTTGGACAAGGTCATTCTCCAACTGGACGATGACAGCTTTCTCAAGATCATTCTACCCTCTGAGACGAACACGGAGCCCAGACGGCATGTACTAGACCTGCGGGGTGTTCTCGACTCCAGCAGGATATGGTATCACCTCTGCCTCTACCCTGGATCAAGTACCACACCCGACTCAGCAGCCTCACCTCTACTGACAGCACCATGGTCTTCGAGCGACGTGTCCATGCAATTGGTATCATGGCGCTTACGAGACTGGACCAACCGATCATTTACTAACCCTGCATATACGGTTGATTTCGACATCGACGAGTTCATCCAGCGCTACTCGACCATCCACGGCTATCTTTCCAGCAAGGATGATATCAACAATTGGGCACTTGAGAGGGGATGGCACAATACCAACCTTGCTATCGGTCAAGATCGTGTGTGGATGAGCGAGGAGGCTTGGTGGCAAGTCGAAGGAATGCTCGACATGAAGCTGGCCCTCATTCGACAGCAGGGGAGCCAGAGTCAGCTTGGATTCAGGAATGAGCCCTTTCCCTCTCCACGACCTGGAAGTGTCTTTTCTGGTCTCAGCCTCAACCAGAGCGGATATGGAAGTAGAGGTCACCTCTTGCTTGGAACGTACCAAGATCATGAAGGCAATACTCCTATCACCGGAGGCCAGCTCGGAACGAACGAGTCTTTGATCGAGATGGTGCCAGCCGGCTCACCCAAGGAGCATACCATTCTTGTGACAAAAGACCCCGAGCTTGCGAAAACGACACGCATCGAAACGAAGAAAGTTGATATGAGCCGTCGCCTCTGGGTTGGTTTCGTCTGGGCACTCACCTTCTGGGTCCCATCACCCCTTCTTACGCATCTCGGTCGCATGCGTCGACCCGATGTTCGGCAAGCATGGCGTGAGAAATTAGCCCTGTTCTCCATCATCATATTCCTCAATGCCTTGATCCTCTTCTGGATGATTGGTCTTGGCAAGCTCCTCTGTCCAAATTCGGACAAGGCCTGGAACCGCAAGGAGGTTGCTACGCATCAGGGAGAGGACGATTTCTGGGTCAGCATCCATGGCAAGGTCTATGACATCTCGGATTTTTGGAAACGCCAACATAGCGATACGGCTTTCGAGACCACCACAGCTAACATGCAGCCTCTTGCTGGACTTGACATGGATGAATACTTTGTGCCTCCGTTGAACATGGCTTGCAAGGGGCTTGGTATTGCCGAAACAACTCGGCTGCGGGCCAATACCACTGCTGAATACACAACAGCTGTGCACACCTCTGGCTACTACTGCCTCGACTCGACAAGTGCCCTATCCAAGGACGATTGGTACTGGACAAATTTCGAGCCCGGCATCAAGGAGTATTACCACGGCGAGCTGGTTTACTCCAACAGCAAGTTCAAGGCGGAAGCCGAGGAGGGTCGTATGTGGGCGAAATACGGCAACAAGATCTACGATCTGACAGACTACTTTTACACCCAAGGCCTTTACAAGAACGACAAGAAATACGAGTTCTTGAATGAGCAGGTTTCGAAGCTGTGGAAGGACAACCCTGGAAAGAAtatcaaggaggagcttgatATTATGCTTGCGGACACAGTCAACAAGACCAAGCACGATAATGTTGTTGCGAGTTGGCGTTGCATCCAGGCCATCAGCTACAAAGGCATCTCGGATTTTCGAGAGAGCGCCAAGTGTCAGGTCAACAActggcttcttctggctTTCACCGTCATGGTGTGTGCGATCATCCTGGTCAAATTTCTGGCAGCACTCCGATTCGGTTCCAAACGACGCCCGTCGATGCAGGACAAGTTTGTCATCTGTCAGATTCCCGCGTACACAGAAGACGAGGGGTCGCTGAGGAGGGCCATCGATTCTTTGACTTGTCTCAAGTACGACAACAAACGTAAGCTGATATGCGTCATTTGCGATGGTATTGCCGTGGGCCAGGGCAACGATCGCCCGACTTCGAAACTAATTCTCGAGATTCTGGGCAGCGACCCGAAACTTGATCCAGCAGCCCGAACATTCAAGTCGATCGGATCAGGCAGCGATCAGCTCAACTACGGCAAGGTGTATTCTGGTCTTTATGAATGCGAGGGGAATATTGTTCCATACATTgtcatcgtcaaagtcggcaAGGAATCCGAACAAACACGACCCAAGCCCGGAAACCGCGGAAAGCGAGACTCTCAGATGCTCTTGCTAAGCTTCCTGAACAGGGTGTACCACGAGTCACCCATGAACCCTCTGGAGCTCGACATGTTTCACCACATCAACGATGTTATTGGTGTTGACCCGCGGTTATATGAGTTTCTTCTTATGGTTGATGCCGACACGGCTGTTCATGAAGATGCGTTGAATCATTTTGTTGCCGCTTGTGCGAACAATACAAAGATTGCTGGCATTTGTGGAGAAACGAGGTTGGAAAATGACGAAAAAAGTTGGTGGACCATGATTCAGATCTATGAGTATTTCATATCTCATCATTTGGCCAAGGCTTTTGAGTCGTTGTTTGGATCGGTCACCTGCTTGCCTGGATG CTTTACAATGTACCGACTACGAACCTTTGACGGCAAGAAGCCTCTGATCGTTTCAGATGCTGTCCTTCGAGACTATTCCGTCTGTGATGTCGAAACCCTCCATCTCAAgaacctcctctccctcggaGAAGACCGTTACTTGACAACGCTCATGATCAAGCATTTCCCCCGCATGTGGCTCAAATTCCTCCCCGAAGCCCAATGCCAAACCGTCGCCCCCGAGTCATGGAAAGTATTGCTCTCTCAACGAAGAAGATGGATCAACTCGACCATCCACAACTTGGTTGAGCTCATACGTTTGGAAAACATGTGCGGCGTGTGCTGCTTCAGCATGCGCGTTGTTGTCTTTGCCGACTTGTTTGGAACCATCATCTTTCCGGCGACATGTGTGTATCTGGCGTATCTCATGTACCGCGTCGCCACCAACACGGGACAATTTCCTATGATCTCCATCATTCTCTTGGCAGCAACTTATGGCCTTCAAGCGGTGCTGTTCCTTCTCAAGAGGCAGTGGCAGCACATTGGCTGGATGATCATCTACTTGATGGCATTGCCGGTGTATTCCTTCTTCCTTCCGCTTTACTCTTTCTGGAACCAAGACAATTTCTCTTGGGGAAACACTCGAGTTGTCATTGGAGAAAAGGGCGACAAGcaggttgttgctgttgatgatgatgaaggcttTGATCCTGCTTCCATCCCGTTGCAGAGATGGTGCGATTACGCCGTGGCCAACAATCTTCCGAATCGATACTATCAAGAGACTCCACGTCATTCCGTTTATGGCACTGAGTCAGACATCTCGTTCATACGGAACTCCTACTTCCCTGCCCAGTCTACGGTGATGCTGGGCAACCAGTCCGCGATTGGCATCGACGGCTACGGCCAGCCGCATGGGTCATGGAATCGACGCTCGACGATGACTTTGGGAATGGCATCCCATTCACCACAAACCGACAGGCCAAAAACCTCATTTGGCTTCAATGAACCTGGAAGGGAGAGAGATACTCTCAGGACACAGAGCGGACTGGGCTTGACAAACACTCGAGCCCTGAGCCGGCTTGGTGCCGTTGAACGAGGCGAGTCAGGCCTGAGCAACGATGTGATCTCAGCTTCGATCAAGTGGACTCTCGGGGAGGCAGATCTCGATACCATCACGAAACGTCAAGTTCGTGCCATTGTTGAGCGGCGCCTGGACACGGAGCTGAGTGGTGAGCAgttggccttcttcagcCAGGAGCTTGACCGTCAGCTGCAGGAGATGGAGTCCAGTGTATGA
- a CDS encoding Zn(2)-C6 fungal-type domain-containing protein: MNESTTTSRSPDSSRPTPTKRNLACERCWKRKQKVFGHHFNPASIKRYIECLQSRIAELERHVQASESRRARATRRPSGAAHTLLPHDGGSHQSNDVSMPLVHTTGPALGPSEEDSSVQDTMSAIGLLSNKAMAEPRVYSGDVLNKLAMPEVIAAALAVDGHNPSRASSSQPAFVMEDHLISLNRHSTRAYIGQFLKWSAFLPHLDEDRLMEQYEAVIALEGQVARAGGLPHFNTYLAISIGIMMSAEATRLSTLALSLHAAAVKLLPRIFQSQEPLDALHCMLLLVVFSMFCPAGGSTWHLMGIPTEQDVNEAALSESVKAKLNFSRHLMVHAQLISNLRNTDKTELLFSYSNLCFWREFPPNTENAASEIELPFDYLDQLACRALIMMVNPVRPDENNSQLYLGTWADIEADIISSCKRLIEKLYDRSGRALERGSFLDAYDVLSAAVVYVCLAQRASGMNQQGLTQIFEVVSKASIVLTQYSSRFSALGTFQQFLLTLSTKMMAGLDQSHQDYQDTIPTSLPGHLRRFIQRHYSREARAS, from the exons ATGAATGAATCCACGACGACAAGCAGAAGCCCGGATTCTTCGCGTCCGACGCCGACCAAGCGGAATCTGGCCTGCGAGCGCTGCTGGAAACGCAAGCAAAAGGTATTCGGTCATCATTTTAACCCCGCCAGCATTAAACG GTACATTGAATGCCTGCAAAGTCGTATCGCCGAGCTTGAGCGCCATGTTCAGGCGTCAGAGAGTAGGCGTGCTCGAGCCACACGACGTCCATCCGGAGCAGCACATACTCTCCTACCACATGATGGGGGAAGCCATCAATCCAATGATGTCTCTATGCCCTTGGTCCACACGACGGGGCCGGCCCTGGGCCCGAGTGAGGAGGACTCGTCTGTGCAAGATACCATGAGTGCCATTGGGCTTCTGTccaacaaggccatggctGAGCCTAGAGTATACTCTGGTGATGTGCTTAATAAACTTGCCATGCCAGAAGTCATCGCGGCGGCTTTGGCTGTGGATGGGCACAACCCCTCCAGGGCTTCATCCTCTCAACCGGCTTTTGTCATGGAAgatcatctcatctctctgAACCGACATTCTACCCGAGCATATATCGGCCAATTCCTAAAATGGAGTGCCTTCCTGCCACATCTCGATGAGGATCGTCTAATGGAGCAATATGAGGCGGTGATAGCCCTCGAAGGCCAGGTTGCACGTGCTGGTGGACTACCTCACTTCAACACGTATCTTGCGATATCCATCGGCATCATGATGTCTGCTGAGGCAACAAGACTTTCGACCCTAGCACTGAGTCTACATGCTGCCGCTGTCAAGTTGTTGCCGCGCATCTTTCAATCACAGGAACCACTCGACGCATTGCATTGCATGCTTCTGCTCGTCGTCTTCTCAATGTTCTGCCCAGCCGGTGGATCTACCTGGCATCTCATGGGG ATCCCAACAGAACAAGATGTTAATGAAGCAGCCCTTTCAGAATCTGTCAAAGCAAAGCTCAACTTTAGTAGGCACTTGATGGTCCATGCTCAGCTCATCTCGAATCTACGAAATACCGACAAAACCGAGTTATTGTTCTCTTACAGCAACCTTTGTTTCTGGAGAGAATTTCCGCCCAACACGGAAAATGCAGCCTCTGAGATTGAGCTGCCCTTTGACTACTTAGATCAACTCGCCTGCCGAGCGTTGATAATGATGGTGAACCCCGTGCGCCCCGACGAAAACAACTCTCAACTTTACCTCGGAACTTGGGCCGACATCGAAGCCGATATTATAAGTTCGTGTAAGCGGTTGATTGAGAAACTATACGACCGGTCGGGACGGGCCTTGGAAAGAGGCTCGTTTCTCGATGCTTACGACGTGTTGTCAGCGGCAGTGGTCTACGTGTGCCTTGCCCAACGGGCTTCAGGTATGAATCAGCAGGGCCTGACGCAGATATTCGAGGTGGTTAGCAAAGCATCAATTGTGCTCACGCAGTATTCGTCACGGTTCTCTGCTCTAGGAACGTTTCAGCAGTTTCTATTAACGCTTTCAACCAAGATGATGGCAGGCCTGGATCAG TCTCATCAAGACTATCAGGACACAATACCGACAAGTCTCCCTGGGCATCTGCGCCGGTTCATCCAACGCCACTACTCGAGGGAGGCTCGTGCTTCCTGA